In Anoplopoma fimbria isolate UVic2021 breed Golden Eagle Sablefish chromosome 15, Afim_UVic_2022, whole genome shotgun sequence, the genomic window AGCTGCTGCCGctgttgagtttgtgtgtgtgtgtgtgtgcatcacgggaagagagagaggtggacaAGTTTGATCAGCACATTCATGCACAAGTCACAGTAATGGTGCGATGTAAGGAAGCTTGCAGCTGGAAGGCACGGGAATTAATTAAGACAGTGTTGATTGTCACTATCCTGCCCTGTGACCTCAATTGACACATTATTGGTTACAAAGGTCTGTAACCAATGGTGTGAATGGTTTCATAATGCTGTGGTTTCTTCTTTCTACTGACTGTATGGGATGACAAAGCAGGGTGTGGATGGTAATAAAGTAAAGTCTAATAAAGTCTAGTATAAGGAAGGGGCGTGTGTGCTGGAAGGAGGTGGTTTTCcagtaaataatgaaaatgttaaaagtagaatatcaataaagttatttatgaTGTCTGTCTCTCCACAGGTATTCCCTCCATTTCCTGGTGCAGAGCGGTCTGTCCTACAGTGTGATGGTCTTCGCTGGCCTGGAACACATGCACAAGTAAGtgcacaaatgaaatgcaaaatttgtttttaaaaaaaaatgtcaaaggttATTTGGCCTCATGTTTCCTGGAAGTGTCAGAACCTCAAAAGGGCAAATGGAAGCATGACAAAGACATTTGTCAGAAATATCCGATTGGATGTTAGATTGTGAAGACGTCATATCAGttgattattacattacattacattacattacagtcatttagcagacgcttttatccaaagcgacttacaggaagtgtattcaacataggtattcaagagaactactagtcaccagaagtcataagtgcatctcctttcttaaacaagcatcttaaagcataaaccagagcaaaagtatagtgcagaggcagattactacgaaaacaataattgcaacagactaatacgaatacaataggtgctacaaactactacgaataggataagtgcagtaaacaaatacaaattcaataagtgcaacaactaatacgagtgcaataagtgccacgaggaaggctcagggtagtacttcttgactTGATTATGAACCCATCTCGTATTTACTTAATCATCTGTTGTCTTGGGGTTTTTAAGGCATACGAGCCTGGGtcacgatgatgatgatgattctgCGCCAGGGCTTCCATCTGTGACTGGCtcaccaagacacacacacacacacacacacacacacacacacacacacacacacacacacacacacacacacacacaaggtcatTAACGTTATATTTTACCAAAATTCAAGGTTATAAATGCAGGTGTTAACCTTATTTGTTCCCTCTGGTTAGAGCACTTTAAATAGATGGTAACAAAGCATTAATCACAATAGCAACTGTCCTCAGAAAGAAAGGACTCCAAACCCAATGACAGTGACCTACAGTAACACATAGGACATGATTATCCAGGCTATAATATGGCATTTAAACATAGAGCACTGTTTCACACCAAAAGTCACTTTTGGTTATTCCTGTAAGTCTAACCCTCTACACACAGCATTAGTGTGCTGTTCTGTCCCCTTTGTATGTGGATAGATAAGTCACTCCCTTTTATGGTAGCTCACATGAAACAAATAAACTGTGGCATTTCCCCAAACCAACACACCTACATCGCATTCAGAGATAAACTTTACCAAGTTTCCCCATCCCCCCCTCTGGAGGAAAAGTGCAGCTCaggggcagagaggaggagaggcaggacGCACTGACATGTTCATGTTTGCAGAAGGCGTTGAACTCACTGCCCTGGATTTTGTACaacaaatgaattattatttcagCAGAAGGTTGTGATTCATCTGGGGCCGTGTGCTTTTGCTGACTCACTGTTTAACCCATGGCCTTTGCTCTGTGAACTACTCTAGAGCTGGTTGCATTGGTAGTCGTGGCTTTCAAATGTTTCAAGacattatctgtgtttttttccccgtataaagtttttttccctttttattatgattattaaattGTAACCGTTTGGTTATTTGCACGTTcactgttaaaagaaaaagaacaaactgcCAATGTAAGCCTGAGAtgtaaaaagtttaaatgttggTCTACTTTACAATATTAACAAACACGCTGTAAGCCTTACTAATGATAATACTGCTGAGTAGCGATAGAATGATTCAGCATGATGCTGAACCTCCAATAACACTTTCCACTATGAGACTTGTGCTTGTTACACTTTGGGAACATTCCCTGAACACTCCCAGGACCAGTGCACCGTGGCAGGACTTGTGTTCTTTatttgttgctctctctctcagataGCGACCCTtgggagtgagtgagtgcagTGAGTTTAGTGTGACAGCTTTATGGAGTTGctaaaagctctttttttctggaCTGTGCGAATGGCTGCGAATGTGAAACCCGTCTCGGTGTGGCTCAACCCGACCACTTTGTTCAGCGGCGAGGCATCATGTTTCATACTATTCTACTGTTGTGCAGCTCTGGATCTCTGACTCTCCCTTTATTGCCACTCCCTCACTCTCTTTGCCAGTTCGCCTGTTGGCTGTGGTGAGCGGGCAGGGAATGTTCTAGTGGCTTACCTACTGAATGGCAAGGAGAGAGAAGTGTAAATATCGTTAGGTATGGTCAAACCAAAGAAGAAGGCTGTGACTGTGAAGGCAAGTTCCCTCCTCAATTGATACTGAAGAAGATCCataacaaaattataataactcagactgctgaagAAATAAGACAAGATGTGCTATCAAGCTTGATGtaaatatagtaatatatatagtaataatataGATGAATTTTAATATTCTACACTTTGGCACTTGTGTTGTAATCTTTATCAAACATTAGGCTCACTTAATCACATACACTCTGCTTTTAAACTGCTGTGTGGACAACATTCGTCCGTCAGTTTACTTGTAACTGGAAAAGTTGGAAAGGACAAATGAGTAGattcatgtttttgtcacttCTATGGACAAAAAAGTGTTGCATACATCttgctttattttctcaaaGGATATTCTCTGTTGGGTTAAGCAAATATGCAGCATGGCAATTTTTTAATTCTAGGTCGGTGTCTCTCAAACCTTTGGTCTTGTGACTCATAAAATGAATCACTCTATTTCTAACATCTCAAAACATGTCTACTGGTTGCAACCAGTTTAAATCAAAGcctttagaaaaataaattagacAGTAATTCTCaagaaataaagcagaaatcTGTGGAAAGATTTGATTATGAGGAGTAAAAATCAGGATGATTGCATCAGTACTTACCAAGCAGGACCACAGCAGCCAATGACAGAGGCAAGCTGGGTTCAGCTCTACTACCCTGTGTACATCGCCAGCTCCAGTTGCAGCCAACTCCACCTCAGGAGGGCCTGAGTTCATGATGAAACTGAGAGGATGTATTCTATCTGTTTACACAAGCATGCATTAATTGGAATGCGTATTAGTTTTGGTGTGAAAGCGCGGCTGTGAACCTGACGGTGATAAGTTTGCAAATTAATGACTCAGTCGAATGCGGAACAGATGGAAATTTCCTCTGGATCTGTGTATGCATTTGAGCAAACATGAAGTGTGTCTCGAAGCATTTATTATGTGTACACAGCTTTAAAAAGAGGACTAGCAGtgttcagacatttatttatagaCTTCTATATTCGTTTTTCCATTGCTCCATGTACAATGTGTATTCGTACCTGCATCTCCTGTGTGGCTCCTTGTCTCCGTGTTGACCTGTCTACGTCCCACAGTGGGAGGCCAGCCTCCCACTGTGATCTTGGTGAAATAGGGTTGTTGCAATGGATGAAAATGTTAGTTGAgtcaacagaaaaatgtaaagctttCTTGCACTTCTAAAATGTCTATTTTACATCATATAATCTAGTGTTGGGCATATTTAGTCTTTATGTTAAAGCTAGTAAAATATCTGCCAGTGGTgctattgcttttgtttttagtgcTAACCCAAAAGTCTGTTACCTTATCTTGATAATGCTAGACTGAGCTGAAGCAGGACAATGTCACCAGGTTCTACCAAATGTTGACTTAGGTAAAACCCACTTGTAAGCAAGTGTAACAAGACACCTTACTCTATAGACAGGATCTTTGTTCAGGTGTTTCTTTCCACAGTGTATTGCACACCAGAGAATGGGGGAAAACAACTTCATATATATGCACTTGTATTTTTGCCTCGTAGGTTTTGGAGATTTAAGACAATTATGCTAACCATGTTAAAAGAATATTTGCTAAAGTCGTCAAATTAAGGTCTGGGGAGCCCTCTTTCTTAGTTCTTAGGTTGAACCTGAGAGGATACTGATGAAATGAGCTTTTGGCTTTGACTCCCACTCAGGTCACTGTGCAGTTATGTAACTGTATTATAGCTCCATTCTCATATTTGTTAATTGATGAGCATGGAGACTTAGTCTGGAGGCAGATCAGacatttctttcttctgttGTTTCTGGAAACTGATTTATTTCAAGTCTCCAGAAAGGTGATGGACAGTAGCCGACAATGTTGGCTTAATACCACTTAGGTTGTCCAGCACAGAAAGTTACATGAAGGTTGTGCCTTAGTAGCCTAACTGTTTGTGCGCATTACACATAACCTCAACGTCTGTGGTCCTTTGTTGCATGAGatacccctctctctcccaatgtatcctgtctgtctctccgaTTGTTAAATATAGGTAATATGCATTTAGATGAGCTCTGTTGCTGTAAGGCTGATCGAGGTGTATGGAGGCCTTTGTAGAAGGGCCATGTATTCTCCAATATGAGCAAGATTCTGAAAAATAGTGCGTACACTGAAAACATGCCAAGTGCGGGTTGGATACAAACAGAGAACTCCCAGAGCACATAGCAGGATTGTATTTTAATGATCTCCTTTTCACAGTTCCTCCTCGGCCTTCTCTGAAGGTTCTGTGATTGATAGTAGCATGTAGTGTTTGAGTTTTTAGAGACTGAGAAAGATCTTGAAAGGTCCGAAAAACAATTCATATAGCAGAAGTGTGAGTGgttaattttattttgtgtgatgAATGCTTGGCAGTAGAATTGGCAGAATCAAACGGTATCTTATCGGCAACGCAGCCCCGCTCTAGCTGGTGTGTTGTGTTCCTTCACAGAGCAGCACAGTGCTCTTATTGTTGGCAGCAGAGGAGTGCTAGCTTGCTAGCTTGCTAGCTTTGTGACTTGGGCTTACTCTGCAACAGCTTTGTACATCAGGCTTTAGTGCTGCTCTGTCTTTGGGTTTCTGTTGAATGGTGGTGTTGTCCTCTGTCTTCAACCACTGACCCTGACACATTATTGGAGCCTCCTCGGCTCTTTTGTCCAGGTTTTGTCCCCCTCACTTCCCTTTCCATAGCTCTGCCGTGGCTACGAGGCCTTTGTCTTTTGAactgtactgtaaaaaaaaaaaaagaccttgttCTGCCACAGATATGAGAACAAATGGACAGACAAAGAATTATGACGTTAAAAGACATGTGCATTAAGATGCCCTGCTGAAAAGCTCCATTTCCCTGTTTAGAGTCAATTGTTGAGAATGTTAGAAGATATGCACCAAGATTTCACagttgtcatttatttataaatcattaatcatttatctctctaatttctgttttttcttccttttctctgcacAGGTACTGCTTCATTGTGACGCTCGGCTACCTGATATCATGTCAGATCACACGAGTCTACGTGTTCGACTACGGCATGTACTCTGCAGATTTTACAGGGTAAGCCACATTAAGACCAGAGCTCTTTGTAATCTTTTTGGTTCTTaattaaaaactgaaagacCTCCATTGGTCTTAATTTTGAATGCTATATGGAGTACTAAGCTTAGAAACAGAAGTTACCAGTAGGAGTCAGGGGAACATTGAATATGACTCAACCAGTCTGagttaaacagaaacaaaagcgTGTCACACTGCTGTGTCCGCCGGAGGACGCCGACAGCGACTCTTGTGGTTAGTTCCCACTCCTCCAGACTGTCTGACAATTCAAGCAGACAGCCTGCACTCCCAGTATGGGGGGGCTGGCTAGTTGCTAGGCAACCCAATGCAATCTCATACTGCCACTGCAAGGCCAGAGATTTCACTCTCTCAACTACCTCATCAGCCattcttctgtttatttttgaaaatgccAAATATGCACTTTTGCTTAAACGTCAGTATGACCATAATCGCCAAATGTGCTTTGTTCTACGGGACCAGATGGTCCAAAATGTCACTCTTATTTCATTAGGAGAACAGAAAATCTCTGGCCTGTTGCGTGGTTTGACTCGATGCTGCCACCAGCAGTTTTCATGTCAAGAACCTGTACTTGCTGATGAACAGAAAGCTTTTCATATATCTTAAAGCAAGTTAAAGCACACAAGACTTGTTCTTTGATGGAGAATGGCTTTATTAAGTCAAGAGGAAGAGGGCTGAGTAGCATAGGGGCACAGTGGGCCTAaggagcagagaagaagaagtagaaagaATAGGTACAGGATGttcaaaaaaaatctgcaattaTTCTGGAGGAAGTTTTCCATTGTGGGGTCTAAAGCCAGTAGTTGCATGATTCCCCCAAATATATGTGCTAGTTTAACATAACTTCCTCTTAACTACACAATTAACAAGCATTCAAACTAAAGGTTAAGCATGTAAAGATCTATTAATCAGACAAAACCCTGTGATCAGATGCTTGTTTGTGCTGCACTGAGTGAAGTGGAGTGGTTTTGAAATTCTCAGTATTAACGTGACCTTTTTCCATTTGATGCGCTCCATCAGGCCCATGATGGTTATAACACAGAAGATTACCAGCTTGGCGTTTGAAATACATGATGGTAAGGCAAGCATCACAGTGTCTTGAaaacgtgtgcgtgtgtgcatgtgtgtgtgtgggggtgtgggtgtgtgtgggtgcaaaAGAAGTTGCAGAAAAGAAAGTGGTTCAGTTGTCTTTTTAGTTTCCAAACATATCACATGGCCACCTTTTCCAAGCCTGTAGTCAGTTCTGACAATGGACTGAAAGGACAGCATAAACACAGTTATGTAATGGAGCAATGACCAAATctgccccctcccctccccttctctctctctgtctctctatttttAACAATTTCATGGCTGACTTAAAACACAAGCTGATTTGAACAGGTAGATGATAGAATGGATGGTCCAGAGGGACGCTTGCCAAATTCTGCGCATGCACTTCCTCTGTGCTTATCTATCTTTTGTCCCCTGACCAAAAGGCCATCCTGACCCTCACCTTTCATCCCTCATGATCTATTCTAACATCAATCAATAGAACTACAAGGCTGCATACAGTTTGACATTGGATAGGAATGCTTTAACCACTTATAAGCCAAATATAAACCAATAAATAGTGTATGTAGTTGGCTATTCCTGTGCCGTGCTAATGATAAAGTTCATTTGAGCCATAAGTGAAAACAAGCTAATgcgcaataaataaataaggattGACATAGAGGCTAAAATAAACAAGTGTGCTTCAGGTCACTGATTCATCTTCTGCAAATGTGAGTAAATATGAGAAACTTAGACTTTAATCCCCCAAACTCAGAGAACTATCCCACCCTGATACCTGCCTCCTTTATTTTGCCATATTTCTTGCCATAGAGTAATTATTAATAAGAGACTGCTCATAGTCCAGCTCTCAAGAACACAGAGTTATTAAAGGCAGAGTGAAGCTGCTTCACAAAtctactttttgtttatttcactgGTATCAGAGGTTTAATTGTAGCTTCTCACAGCCCTGCACCATGAGCCGTATATCATCCTAACATGTACCCCATGATGCCAAAGAAGGGCCACAAGTGTTCGGTCTAATGAGTTGCGAAGCCGCAGGTCTTCATAAACAAAGAGCAGactgattaaaacaaatttacCCAGACGTATGTATCAACGAAAAGCGAGCAGACCTTCACTAACTCTCTCAATAACAACAGTGACAGCTGTTAAGATATCTCAGCAAGTTGTAATTTGTCCTCTTTGCACGGTATTTAACAGTAAGCAGCCAACACAAAGTACAACTAGATGCATCCTATTTTGTTCCATACTTggctcaatctctctctctcactctcactcactgtCCTCTGTTAACACGGCAGAAGGAagttattattttcatcacagGGCCATTCACACATGTCCTACCTGGGTTGCAATGACGGGTTGCTCTGGCACCGGCTACTTTTGGTTGATATACCTGCAAACCTTGACATGAAGCACTTGTCATTTTTATCAGAATACATGTAGTGCACGTCTGTGTATTCTGTACTGTCATCCTCTGATGATTTGCAGCTGCATATTTACATGAATAGAaagtgattttttaaatgtgacatgCATATCTTTGCGTCTGGCTGTAGGTTTGACCAAGCGAGAGGGGCAGCTGACTCCCAGTCAGAAATACCTAGCTATCAGGTATGTGACTCAGGTATGTTTTTAATGCTTCAGATGATGGGTTCATTTAATAAAGCTCAATTTAAAAAGTTGACATGATCTTAAATCAGAGCTATTGAACTCACATCAATAGCCCCCCTTGCAGGCTCTCTCTGGTGTTGTCAAGCAGTTGTTAGGCACCCGGTATCTAGGAAACCACACATTCTCTACTGTCATGTGAACATTGTAGGAATGGCCTGCCCTCCATCTGTCCTACATTACAACTGCAGATTCCTTTCCCTGGCGGTTACTATTGGAGATGGTAGagcagctgaaaaaaaagcagcatttgaGTGGGGAGATGAGTTGCTACTGTAAGCTAACAGGGAGTTAATGTGTGAATACATAGCTGGAAATTACAGAGATaagagacagagcagagagcaggactTACATATTGAGACAATCTTTGTAGAATTTGTTACGCACAGCTTGGAAATTCACTGAACATCTGTAAAACACTGCAAATACATTAAAGGCTGAGCTAGCCAGTGTACCTATAAGGTCCCAGATATGCATCAAAGCTGCATTTCATAAACATACTCTGAGTCAGCAGAGTCTTCTGAGGCTAAATCTCAGATGGGGGAAGGTGAGAAATTGACAGTAGAAACAGGAGCTCCCGTCCAGACAGTTAGACTGCTACTTCACCCAGCAGATTCAATTCAGCGAGGAAGCGAAAGAGACCACAAAAGCTTCCGAGTCAATCAAGCACTCTGGCCTTCTCTCTTTTGTTAGACAGTTTAATGGAATAGACCATTGTGGTTTCTCAGTGGACAGGAAGCTATCTCTACATACGGTATTTGGTCTGTTGTccttttattctgtattttagaTTGCAAGGTTGGCTactttatgaaaatgaaacaacttTTAACTTCCTTTTTACCCCTAATCGAAAGCTCTTGTCTCATCTCTGTGACCAAAAAGGCGGATGCCCAGCTTGCTGGAGTACTTGAGCTACAACTGTAACTTCATGGGCATCCTGGCAGGGCCCACCTGCTCTTACAACGACTACATGGCCTTCATCGAAGGCACGTGCTACCAGCCACGCCACCAGGAGAACGCCAACGGCAAGGAGAACGGGAAGTACAAGCAGAGCGAACCCTCCCCCAAGGTACAAGTCAACATGCCTTAAATCCAGAAAGAAAGCACCTGAATAAGTGGTTATGATATAACAAAATAGGAAGTTAAACTATGCAATTCTCTTTTAAGTGCATTTTGGGTAATGTTTGAAGAAAGCCCATGCAGAAATGGAGCCGTTTCAAGGGGTGTAGGGTAATTACAATGAGTTTTGTTCCCTTAAGAGAAACAGAATCTGAGACATTATTGAGAATTTAATGACGCAAATGTCTAAACCTCAaggttatttgtgttttcttactgcataatgcattaataatttaattgCACGCCAAGAGTGTTGTATTCATCTCAGAAGATAAAGGAACAGAGCGGAGAACAGACGTtgctgaatataaaaaataatgagagAACGCTCAAGGACTCGAGTTAACCTTGAATCAACTTAACTTGGCTTACAGCATCATGTCTCCTTATgtggttattgttgtttttttgagtaTAAAATGATGTAATGGGTTTTTAACGGGGCTGCTCCTTTGTATCCCACTCTCTTTTCTCACCTCCACCCAGAATGACGTCATCTCCAAGCTGTGTACATGTGCCATCTCGCTGGCCATCTATCTGTCGCTGTGCAAGCTGCTGCCAGTGGAGCACTCCATAAACGACGACTTTGTCAGCTCCACACCTTTCCATCTTCAGGTCATCTACCTTTACTTGGCCATGCTGGCTCTGAGGCCAAAGTACTACTTTGTCTGGACACTCGGTGAGTTTGATGTGACTTGAGTACATATTTCTTCTCACCCATTCTATATTAAATCCCCAAAATTAGAGGTGTTACCGCTTTGGTTTTGTTAAATGCTACTGCTGATTCATGTAGTTTGAACTCAGTGAGCTGTTCTTGGTTCAGGGAAGTTGGTTATTTTTAAAGCAgtctgtacagtatgttgagATGCAGCCTAAAAAAAGCCACCCCAAAGCTTATTGAACAGAATTTCTTGATGCAGCAGTGCCATCTAGTGCTGAGTTGAGAACTGCAGCTCTTCATTCTTACTAATGACAAATCCATGTGATGCCACATCTCCATCTGTTTTTGTCGCTGCTTGACAAACTAATGTATTTTAAGGATAAGGAGCTGTTGTCATCCTTCACTGTTGTACAAATGTTTCTGAGTACTGCCTTTCTCCTGCAGCTGATGCTATCAACAACGCTGCCGGATTTGGCTTCAATGGATACAACAAAGATGGCTCCCCACGGTGGGACCTGATATCAAACCTCAGAATTCTGGACATTGAGGTCAGACTCTTATTATGAGACCTATTATATCCATATATAGTCCTTTTTTCGACTAAAGCCTGAAttgtattcttttctttttggattCTAATTTCAGTTCGCCACAAGTTTCAAGATGTTCCTAGACAACTGGAATATCCAGACAGCTCTTTGGCTCAAAAGGTAAAAGCATTCAGGTTGTAATTATGTGCCTTGCTCAGTTTGTGTGAGAGCAAGTCTTTGCTGTAAAGGGTTGCTGAAACATTTGCTGCATATCTGCATATCTCAAGTCTACTAAAATAGCacataaa contains:
- the mboat2a gene encoding lysophospholipid acyltransferase 2 isoform X1 gives rise to the protein MATQTTASCTGSTLLQPISDIINLPVDQVNFVACQLFALLMAVWFRIYLHPSKTSPFIRHVVATLLGFYLALFCFGWYSLHFLVQSGLSYSVMVFAGLEHMHKYCFIVTLGYLISCQITRVYVFDYGMYSADFTGPMMVITQKITSLAFEIHDGLTKREGQLTPSQKYLAIRRMPSLLEYLSYNCNFMGILAGPTCSYNDYMAFIEGTCYQPRHQENANGKENGKYKQSEPSPKNDVISKLCTCAISLAIYLSLCKLLPVEHSINDDFVSSTPFHLQVIYLYLAMLALRPKYYFVWTLADAINNAAGFGFNGYNKDGSPRWDLISNLRILDIEFATSFKMFLDNWNIQTALWLKRVCYERCHINPMAATFLLSAMWHGVYPGYYLTFLTGIAMTMAARAVRHNIRPYFLASDSHKRIYDVVTWAGTQVAISYTVAPFVLLAVGPSLKFYRSWYYCLHLLCLLVVMALPVKSRRRQAKEQQDGLKDNQTDHNSTDNNCNQKDKAT
- the mboat2a gene encoding lysophospholipid acyltransferase 2 isoform X2, which produces MVFAGLEHMHKYCFIVTLGYLISCQITRVYVFDYGMYSADFTGPMMVITQKITSLAFEIHDGLTKREGQLTPSQKYLAIRRMPSLLEYLSYNCNFMGILAGPTCSYNDYMAFIEGTCYQPRHQENANGKENGKYKQSEPSPKNDVISKLCTCAISLAIYLSLCKLLPVEHSINDDFVSSTPFHLQVIYLYLAMLALRPKYYFVWTLADAINNAAGFGFNGYNKDGSPRWDLISNLRILDIEFATSFKMFLDNWNIQTALWLKRVCYERCHINPMAATFLLSAMWHGVYPGYYLTFLTGIAMTMAARAVRHNIRPYFLASDSHKRIYDVVTWAGTQVAISYTVAPFVLLAVGPSLKFYRSWYYCLHLLCLLVVMALPVKSRRRQAKEQQDGLKDNQTDHNSTDNNCNQKDKAT